In the Nilaparvata lugens isolate BPH chromosome 9, ASM1435652v1, whole genome shotgun sequence genome, one interval contains:
- the LOC120353141 gene encoding uncharacterized protein LOC120353141: MLRLASLSALLVVISLASYQVSADDAPSFDRPVRNAYTDYPKYRAPPNKNDVEKDYTEFEYNVQEAIWDAHDAARQDEDGDHEHIEYEEFSKFMKTFYEKRTDPKNTDRVHLSDSHIRALFRIYDKDHNNKLSKKEALVGLLQHQEFLFFGVDHNNKLSKKEALNQHDSSHKAGEKYALSQNIDFLELFQRMLSHNRLKLGWENTMGVVPAGSN; encoded by the exons ATGCTGCGATTGGCAAGCTTAAGCGCATTGCTGGTGGTTATCAGCTTGGCTAGCTACCAAGTTTCCGCCGATGATGCGCCTAGTTTCGATAGACCTGTACGAAATGCCTACACTGATTATCCAAAGTATAGAGCACCTCCTAATAAGAATGATGTCGAGAAAGATTACACGGAGTTCGAATATAAT GTCCAAGAGGCAATCT GGGACGCGCACGATGCTGCCAGACAGGATGAAGATGGAGATCACGAGCATATCGAATACGAAGAGTTTTCTAAATTCATGAAAACATTCTATGAAAAAAGGACGGATCCGAAGAACACAGATAGGG TGCACCTCTCAGATTCTCATATACGCGCTCTCTTCCGAATCTATGACAAGGACCACAACAACAAATTGAGCAAGAAAGAGGCACTTGTCGGACTTCTTCAGCACCAGGAATTCTT ATTTTTTGGGGTG GACCACAACAACAAATTGAGCAAGAAAGAGGCACTT aatcaaca tgactctTCTCATAAGGCAGGTGAAAAATACGCTCTCTCTCAGAACATTGACTTCCTTG AGCTGTTCCAGCGCATGCTTTCCCACAACAGACTGAAATTGGGTTGGGAGAACACCATGGGAGTTGTACCAGCAGGCAGCAACTAA